Sequence from the Streptomyces sp. NBC_00358 genome:
GATGGTGCTGATCGGCCTGGTCGAGCTGGCCGTGGCCTTCGCCTGGCGGGCCGCCCTGCGCAGGGCGGTCTCGGTCGGGCCGCGTGACCCGGCCTCCCCGTACTGAGGGAGGCCGAGGCGGAGGAGGCCGGGTATGTCCCGCTGTTCGCACACAGCCGCCCGAGATTCCTTGAGTTGTGCGGAAGGCCGGGCATACTCGTGACTCCCCTGCCTGGGCGCCGGCCGGATCATCCGGCCGGCGCCTCGACGCGCACCCGAATCCGTGGGCCGGCCGATGAGCAGGCTCGTACGGAGCGGACGTAACAAAGGGCATGCCGACATTCCTGGCCAGCAGGCACGACGACCGCGTACCGGTGAGCGGCGCGGTGGCGCCGCCGAGGCTCATCGAGCGGCTGCGGCGCCACCGGCGGGCGCTGTTCGTCGTGGCCGTGGTCCTGCTGCTGGCCCAGATGGCCGTCGCCATGGTCAGTACGGCCGTGGAGCAGACGCCGACGATCGACGAGCCCGTGTACGTGGGTACGGCGACGGTCTACGTCCAGCAGCACGACCTGACGTACAACCCCGAGCATCCGCCGCTGGGCAAACTGATCATCGGGAGCGGTCTGCTGTTCGCCCATCCGCACCTCGACCCCGGCTTCAGGGGCGACCAGACGGAGCTCGGGCGGCAGGTGCTGTACGAGTCCGGCAACGATCCCTGGCGGGTCATGCTGTGGGCGCGGCTGCCGGTGATCGTCCTGACGCTGCTGTTCGGTCTGGCCGTCCTCGCGTTCGCCCGTGAACTCGTGGGCCGGGTGGGCGCGTTGGTGGCCCTGTCGCTCTACTCGTTCTCGCCGGACGTGATCGCGCACGGTTCGCTGGCCACGCTCGACGTGCCGGCGTCGGGCTTCCTGCTGACGTCGGTGTGGCTGGTGTGGCGGGCCAGGCGGCGGCCGTTCCTGTACCTGCCGCTCTCCGCCGCGGCGCTCGGCGCGGCGGTGGCGACGAAGATGAGCATGCTGCCGGCCGTTCCGCTGGTGCTGCTCCTCGCGGTCGTGTCCGTGTGGCACGCGGGCCGCCCCGCCCCCGGCGCGGCGCCGTGGAGCGGCCCGCGGGCGAAGGCGCGGCTCCTCGGACTCGGTGCCGCGTCGGCCGCGGGCATGGCCGTGCTGGCGGTCGCGGTGGTGTGGGCGACCTATCTGGCCGTCGATCCCCGGCTGCGCTGGACGACGCCCGCGGACCTGCCCGCCGTGCACGGACTGCGCGCGTTCCTCATCGACCACCTGCCGGTGCCGCGGCCTTACCGGGACGGGATGCGGATCCAGTTCGGCTTCGAGAACGCCAACTGGCAGGGCTTCCTCTTCGGCCACCTCTACCAGGGTTCCCGCTGGTACTACCTGCCGGCCGCGCTGCTGGTGAAGACCCCGATCGGCATGGCGGCGCTGTGGGCGGCCGGTTCGGTCGCGCTGCTCGCCGTACGGCGGCTGCGGCCCGCCGCTCCGTACGTCCTGGTCCCTCCGGCACTGCTGCTGGCCTCGGCGATGACCGGCTCCCGCGATCTCGGCGTGCGCTACGCCCTGTTCGTGCCGGTGTTCCTCGCGGTCGCGGCGGGCTGCGTCGTCGCCGGACGCCGAAGGTGGGCGGGGTGGGCGGGGATCGTCACGGCGGCCCTGGTCCTGTTCGTCGCCGTCAGTTCGCTGCTGACGTACCCGTACTACCTGCCGTACTCGAACGAGGCGTTCGGCGGCCCGGAGAAGACGTATCTCCGCCTGCACGACTCGAACGTCGACTGGGGCCAGGACCTGGGCCGGCTCGCCGACCGGCTGGCGGCGGACCACCCGCACGAGAAGGTGTGGCTCGTGTACAAGGGTGCCGGTGTGCCGTCCGCCTACGGCATCGACGCGGCCGATCCGCGCACGGTGCCCGCCGGCCGCGTGCACGGGCTGCTCGTCGTGTCCGACACCGCGATCGACAAGGCGGACGCCCGGCTCAAGGCCCTGATCCGCACGAGCCGAAGGGTCGACGAGGTCGGCCACTCGATCACCCTCTTCCGGAGACCGTGAGCCGACCCGCCGCCACCGGGCCGTACACGAACCGGCCCGGCGTCGCGGGTGCGGGTGCGGGTGCGAGCCGGCCCGGCGTCGCGGGTGCGGGTGCGGGTGCGGGCCGGCGTCACCCGCCGGACTTGAGCAGATCGAGCACCCGCTCCCACTGGAAGTCGATGCGCCCGCCGTCCTGTTGGACCTCTCCCGCGTACGGGTCACCGAAGCGGACACCCATGCCGCGCAGCCGCTGGACACTCGCGCGGTAGGCGGGATGAGCCGCCAACGCCTCGTTCACACAGGGCAGTACGGCGATCGGGACGCCAAGTCCGTATGCCTCGCACAGTGTTCCGAGGGCGAGGGTGTCGGATATGCCCGCCGCCCACTTGTTGACGGTGTTGAAGGTGGCCGGCGCGAGGGCCACCGCGTCCGGTGCGGGAAAGGGGCGCGGGTCGCCGGGGGCCCGCCAGGCGGAGCGGATCGGGCGGCCGGTCAGCTCCTCGGCCGCCGCCACGTCGAAGAAGCCGAGGCCCTGGGGCGTGGCGATGACGCCTACCTCCCAGCCCCGCCGCCGCGCCGCGGTGATCAACGTGCCGACGTCCGCGGCGATGCCCGCGGCACAGACGACGACATAGAGGAAGGGCTTGTCGGTGGGTTCGCTCATCCGGGAAACACTAGTGAGGGTCCGATCCCGCCCGCCGGAGGGAA
This genomic interval carries:
- a CDS encoding flavoprotein; the protein is MSEPTDKPFLYVVVCAAGIAADVGTLITAARRRGWEVGVIATPQGLGFFDVAAAEELTGRPIRSAWRAPGDPRPFPAPDAVALAPATFNTVNKWAAGISDTLALGTLCEAYGLGVPIAVLPCVNEALAAHPAYRASVQRLRGMGVRFGDPYAGEVQQDGGRIDFQWERVLDLLKSGG
- a CDS encoding ArnT family glycosyltransferase produces the protein MPTFLASRHDDRVPVSGAVAPPRLIERLRRHRRALFVVAVVLLLAQMAVAMVSTAVEQTPTIDEPVYVGTATVYVQQHDLTYNPEHPPLGKLIIGSGLLFAHPHLDPGFRGDQTELGRQVLYESGNDPWRVMLWARLPVIVLTLLFGLAVLAFARELVGRVGALVALSLYSFSPDVIAHGSLATLDVPASGFLLTSVWLVWRARRRPFLYLPLSAAALGAAVATKMSMLPAVPLVLLLAVVSVWHAGRPAPGAAPWSGPRAKARLLGLGAASAAGMAVLAVAVVWATYLAVDPRLRWTTPADLPAVHGLRAFLIDHLPVPRPYRDGMRIQFGFENANWQGFLFGHLYQGSRWYYLPAALLVKTPIGMAALWAAGSVALLAVRRLRPAAPYVLVPPALLLASAMTGSRDLGVRYALFVPVFLAVAAGCVVAGRRRWAGWAGIVTAALVLFVAVSSLLTYPYYLPYSNEAFGGPEKTYLRLHDSNVDWGQDLGRLADRLAADHPHEKVWLVYKGAGVPSAYGIDAADPRTVPAGRVHGLLVVSDTAIDKADARLKALIRTSRRVDEVGHSITLFRRP